One genomic segment of Aquamicrobium sp. includes these proteins:
- a CDS encoding lipopolysaccharide biosynthesis protein translates to MRFSAASTAERLLPGAVASWLRPLLQRVDAVLFAADERGASGRASFAAFVIRVVSAAIALVSQVFMARWMGGFDYGVFVLVWTVMIMVGDNSCFGFQTSIIRFIPEYRQRGEAGDLRGVIRAAQRFVLVTSLLVAAAGLAGVWLVSDLVESYYVLPFYLGLACVPLIALSMLFEGMARANGWSVAALAPGYILRPLLILAMMAGAVVLDYPPTAQVAIVCAIVASLLTVLCQLVVIVPPIAAEVRDVPPRFHLRHWTAVSLPIFLVDGFFYLHTNADLLMVGWFMDPEDVAVYFATLKLLALVHFVYFAIKAGVSQRYAQYAHGADRERLAGFARETVAWTFWPSLAMAALMLAVGKPLLGLFGEGFDAGYPLLFPLLAGVVARSFVGPAESLLTMSGHQKLCAAVFGATFAVNLALNLALIPVWGLWGAAFSTAIALIVETVLLALAVYRRLGIVMIVPFGGANRKEVLS, encoded by the coding sequence GTGCGTTTTTCTGCGGCATCGACTGCGGAGCGGCTGCTGCCGGGGGCGGTGGCCTCGTGGCTGCGCCCGCTGCTCCAGCGCGTCGACGCCGTCCTCTTCGCCGCCGACGAGCGCGGCGCATCGGGGCGTGCCTCCTTCGCCGCCTTCGTGATCCGCGTCGTCAGCGCCGCCATCGCCCTCGTCAGCCAGGTGTTCATGGCGCGCTGGATGGGCGGCTTCGACTACGGCGTCTTCGTCCTCGTCTGGACGGTGATGATCATGGTCGGCGACAATTCCTGCTTCGGGTTCCAGACCTCGATCATCCGCTTCATCCCCGAATATCGCCAGCGTGGCGAGGCCGGCGACCTGCGCGGCGTCATCCGCGCGGCGCAGCGTTTCGTCCTCGTGACGTCGCTTCTCGTCGCCGCCGCCGGGCTCGCCGGGGTGTGGCTCGTGTCCGATCTGGTCGAGAGCTACTACGTCCTGCCGTTCTATCTCGGGCTCGCCTGCGTGCCGCTGATCGCGCTGTCGATGCTGTTCGAAGGCATGGCGCGGGCCAATGGCTGGTCGGTGGCGGCGCTGGCGCCGGGCTACATCCTGCGGCCGCTGTTGATCCTCGCCATGATGGCCGGGGCGGTCGTTCTCGACTATCCGCCGACGGCGCAGGTCGCAATCGTCTGTGCCATCGTCGCCTCGCTCCTCACCGTGCTGTGCCAGCTCGTCGTCATCGTGCCGCCCATCGCCGCCGAGGTCAGGGACGTTCCGCCGCGGTTCCACCTGCGCCACTGGACGGCGGTGTCGCTGCCGATCTTCCTCGTCGACGGCTTCTTCTACCTCCACACCAATGCCGACCTGCTGATGGTCGGCTGGTTCATGGATCCGGAGGACGTCGCGGTCTATTTCGCCACGCTCAAGCTGCTGGCGCTCGTCCACTTCGTCTATTTCGCGATCAAGGCGGGCGTGTCGCAGCGCTATGCCCAGTACGCGCACGGCGCGGACCGCGAGCGGCTCGCCGGCTTCGCGCGCGAAACCGTGGCGTGGACGTTCTGGCCCTCCCTCGCCATGGCGGCGCTGATGCTGGCGGTCGGCAAGCCGCTGCTGGGGCTGTTCGGCGAGGGCTTCGACGCCGGCTATCCGCTGCTGTTCCCGCTGCTGGCCGGGGTGGTGGCGCGTTCCTTCGTCGGCCCGGCCGAGAGCCTCCTGACGATGAGCGGGCACCAGAAGCTCTGCGCAGCCGTCTTCGGCGCGACCTTCGCGGTCAACCTTGCGCTGAACCTCGCGCTGATCCCCGTTTGGGGGCTATGGGGCGCGGCATTCTCCACCGCGATCGCGCTGATCGTCGAGACGGTGCTGCTGGCGCTCGCCGTATACCGCCGGCTCGGCATCGTCATGATCGTGCCGTTCGGCGGCGCAAACAGGAAAGAGGTGTTGTCATGA
- a CDS encoding ABC transporter ATP-binding protein, with product MATIIDVQDVTKRFGNVLAVDRCSLKVEKGSITGLIGPNGAGKTTMFNMVAGAFAPTSGRILLDGEDVTGLPAHRLFERGLLRTFQIAQEFSTMTALENLMMVPAGQSGETLLNAWFRRGRVAGEEAGTRSRAEEVLQLLRLTHVRNELAGNLSGGQKKLLELGRVMMAKPRIVLLDEIAAGVNRTLLNDLAAVVERLNREEGLTFFVIEHDMDLIARLCDPVIVMAAGSVMVEGPMSEIRANPEVVEAYFGGGMPAPRLEAR from the coding sequence ATGGCGACGATCATCGACGTTCAGGACGTGACCAAGCGGTTCGGCAACGTGCTTGCCGTCGACCGCTGCTCGCTGAAGGTGGAGAAGGGCTCGATCACCGGGCTGATCGGGCCGAACGGCGCGGGCAAGACCACCATGTTCAACATGGTCGCCGGCGCGTTTGCGCCCACCTCCGGCAGGATCCTGCTCGACGGCGAGGACGTGACCGGCCTGCCCGCCCACAGGCTGTTCGAGCGCGGCCTTTTGCGCACCTTCCAGATCGCGCAGGAATTCTCCACCATGACGGCGCTGGAGAACCTGATGATGGTGCCGGCCGGCCAGTCGGGCGAGACGCTTCTCAACGCCTGGTTCCGGCGCGGCAGGGTGGCGGGCGAGGAAGCCGGTACGCGCAGCCGGGCCGAAGAGGTGCTGCAGCTGCTGCGCCTCACCCATGTCCGCAACGAGCTCGCCGGCAACCTCTCCGGCGGCCAGAAGAAGCTGCTCGAGCTCGGCCGGGTGATGATGGCGAAACCCCGGATCGTGCTGCTCGACGAGATCGCCGCCGGCGTCAACCGCACGCTGCTCAACGACCTCGCCGCCGTCGTCGAGCGGCTGAACCGCGAGGAGGGGCTGACCTTCTTCGTCATCGAGCACGACATGGACCTGATCGCGCGGCTGTGCGACCCGGTGATCGTCATGGCCGCCGGCTCCGTCATGGTCGAGGGGCCGATGTCGGAAATCAGGGCCAACCCGGAAGTGGTCGAGGCCTATTTCGGCGGCGGCATGCCCGCCCCCCGGCTGGAGGCACGCTGA
- the lysA gene encoding diaminopimelate decarboxylase, with translation MNHFEYRDGVLHAEDVPVPTIAAAVGTPFYCYSTATLTRHYRVFAQAFSGLDALVCYAMKANSNQAVIRTLAKLGAGADVVSEGELRRALAAGIPAQKILFSGVGKTADEMDFALQAGIRCFNVESLPELELLSARAVATGHVAPVSLRINPDVDARTHRKISTGKAENKFGIAWKDARAAYARAASLPGLKVTGIDMHIGSQITDLQPFDDAIALLIELVGMLRADGHALAHVDVGGGLGIPYRTDNAPPPLPDAYAAVVAKHIKPLGLELICEPGRLIAGNAGILVTEVLYLKHGEAKNFLIVDAAMNDLIRPTLYDAFHEIQPVVEQPADAPRVPVDVVGPVCETGDYLGHDRDLPELKTGDLVSIGSAGAYGATQSSTYNSRLLVPEVLVDGDRFHVIRPRPSYEELIGMDSMPDWL, from the coding sequence GTGAACCATTTCGAGTATCGCGACGGCGTGCTTCACGCCGAGGACGTGCCGGTGCCGACAATCGCGGCCGCGGTCGGCACGCCGTTCTACTGCTACTCGACCGCGACGCTCACGCGCCATTACCGCGTGTTCGCGCAGGCGTTCTCCGGCCTCGACGCGCTGGTCTGCTACGCGATGAAGGCGAACTCCAACCAAGCCGTCATCCGCACGCTGGCGAAGCTGGGCGCGGGCGCGGACGTGGTTTCGGAAGGCGAATTGCGCCGCGCGCTCGCGGCCGGCATCCCGGCGCAGAAGATCCTGTTCTCCGGCGTCGGCAAGACGGCGGACGAGATGGATTTCGCGCTCCAGGCCGGTATCCGCTGCTTCAACGTCGAATCGCTGCCGGAGCTGGAGCTGCTTTCGGCACGCGCCGTGGCGACGGGCCACGTCGCGCCGGTCTCGCTGCGAATCAACCCAGACGTCGACGCCAGGACCCATCGCAAGATCTCCACCGGCAAGGCCGAGAACAAGTTCGGCATCGCCTGGAAGGACGCGCGGGCGGCCTATGCGCGCGCAGCCAGCCTGCCCGGGCTGAAGGTGACGGGCATCGACATGCATATCGGCAGCCAGATCACCGACCTCCAGCCGTTCGACGACGCCATCGCGCTGCTGATCGAGCTGGTCGGCATGCTGCGCGCCGACGGCCACGCGCTCGCCCATGTCGATGTCGGCGGCGGGCTCGGCATCCCCTATCGCACCGACAACGCGCCGCCGCCGCTGCCCGACGCCTATGCGGCGGTGGTGGCCAAGCACATCAAGCCGCTCGGACTGGAGCTGATCTGCGAGCCGGGGCGGCTGATCGCCGGCAATGCCGGCATCCTCGTCACGGAGGTGCTCTATCTCAAGCATGGCGAGGCGAAGAACTTCCTGATCGTCGATGCGGCGATGAACGACCTGATCCGGCCGACGCTCTATGACGCCTTCCATGAGATTCAGCCGGTGGTCGAGCAGCCGGCCGATGCGCCGCGCGTCCCGGTCGATGTCGTCGGCCCGGTCTGCGAGACGGGCGACTATCTCGGCCACGACCGCGACCTGCCGGAGCTGAAGACCGGCGATCTCGTCTCCATCGGCTCGGCCGGCGCCTACGGCGCGACGCAGTCCTCGACCTATAATTCGCGGCTGCTCGTGCCGGAAGTGCTGGTCGACGGCGACCGCTTCCACGTCATCCGCCCGCGGCCGAGCTACGAGGAACTGATCGGCATGGATTCCATGCCCGACTGGCTGTAG
- a CDS encoding TlpA disulfide reductase family protein: protein MANARLNLPTRWLIAAAIVAGVVAGGAFGLYVMGDPSGNNAPQVAASGEDDKACAAKQDMATVAGAAARGEVAAMLAASPPQSLKALSFNAPDGTPMTMADLSGKTVLLNLWATWCAPCRHEMPALNQLQIDEGGEDFEVVAINVDTGTDEKPKRFLQETQVDALAFYRDATMGVFNDLKRRGLALGLPVTVLIDGDGCMLAHMNGPAEWASDDAKALIASVR, encoded by the coding sequence ATGGCAAATGCACGACTGAACCTGCCGACCAGATGGCTGATCGCCGCTGCAATCGTGGCCGGCGTCGTCGCCGGCGGCGCGTTCGGCCTATACGTGATGGGCGACCCATCTGGCAACAACGCGCCGCAGGTCGCAGCGTCCGGCGAGGACGACAAGGCCTGCGCAGCGAAGCAGGACATGGCGACCGTGGCCGGCGCGGCCGCGCGCGGCGAGGTCGCGGCGATGCTGGCGGCGAGCCCGCCGCAATCGCTGAAGGCGCTTTCCTTCAACGCGCCCGACGGCACGCCGATGACCATGGCCGACCTCTCCGGCAAGACGGTGCTGCTCAACCTGTGGGCGACGTGGTGCGCGCCGTGCCGCCATGAGATGCCGGCGCTGAACCAGCTCCAGATCGACGAGGGCGGCGAGGATTTCGAGGTGGTGGCGATCAACGTCGACACCGGCACCGACGAGAAGCCGAAGCGGTTCCTTCAGGAAACGCAGGTCGACGCGCTCGCCTTCTACCGCGACGCGACGATGGGCGTGTTCAACGACCTGAAGCGGCGCGGGCTGGCGCTCGGCCTGCCGGTGACGGTGCTGATCGACGGCGACGGCTGCATGCTCGCCCACATGAACGGCCCGGCCGAATGGGCGAGCGACGACGCCAAGGCGCTGATCGCCTCGGTGCGCTGA
- a CDS encoding patatin-like phospholipase family protein, which produces MAHYRVGLALGGGAARGWSHIGVIEALVEAGIEPVAVAGTSMGALVGAAHAAGRLDALKEWALVVDWRTIVSLVDLGLAGGGIVEGQRIRALLGQLGIDGEIRSFPVPFAAVATDLADGREIWLQDGPADLAIRASISMPGIFSPVLAGERWLVDGGLVNQVPVSTCRAMGADFVIAVHVGDGLLGRRRERLRVDPEGDAAALAARVAQMLEQVPFALRETAGRVLPHLMRTETRAPGYFDVLVNSLNIMQEKINRSRLAGEPPHILIAPDVATINLLDFDRAAEAIAAGRAAAEKALDAIRELMAR; this is translated from the coding sequence ATGGCGCATTACAGGGTCGGGCTGGCGCTTGGCGGCGGGGCCGCGCGCGGCTGGTCGCATATCGGGGTCATCGAGGCGCTGGTCGAGGCGGGCATCGAGCCGGTCGCCGTCGCCGGCACCTCGATGGGCGCGCTGGTCGGGGCCGCCCATGCCGCCGGCCGCCTCGACGCGCTGAAGGAATGGGCGCTTGTGGTGGACTGGCGCACCATCGTGTCGCTGGTCGACCTCGGCCTCGCCGGCGGCGGGATCGTCGAAGGCCAGCGCATCCGCGCCCTCCTGGGACAACTCGGCATAGACGGCGAGATCCGCTCGTTTCCCGTGCCCTTCGCCGCCGTGGCCACCGACCTCGCCGACGGGCGCGAGATCTGGTTGCAGGACGGACCGGCGGACCTCGCCATCCGCGCCTCGATCTCGATGCCGGGCATCTTCAGCCCCGTCCTCGCCGGCGAGCGCTGGCTGGTCGATGGCGGGCTGGTCAACCAGGTGCCGGTCTCGACATGCCGGGCGATGGGCGCCGACTTCGTCATCGCCGTCCATGTCGGCGACGGCCTGCTCGGCCGGCGGCGCGAGAGACTGCGCGTCGACCCCGAAGGCGACGCGGCCGCGCTCGCCGCCCGCGTCGCGCAGATGCTCGAACAAGTGCCGTTCGCGCTGCGCGAGACGGCCGGCCGGGTCCTGCCGCACCTGATGAGGACGGAAACGCGCGCGCCCGGCTATTTCGACGTGCTCGTCAACTCTCTCAACATCATGCAGGAGAAGATCAACCGCTCGCGGCTGGCCGGCGAGCCGCCGCATATTCTGATCGCGCCGGACGTCGCCACTATCAACCTGCTCGATTTCGACCGCGCCGCCGAAGCCATCGCCGCCGGCCGCGCCGCCGCCGAAAAGGCTCTCGACGCGATCCGGGAGCTTATGGCGCGCTAA
- the argH gene encoding argininosuccinate lyase encodes MSDSKASNQMWGGRFASGPAAIMEAINASISFDRKLYAQDIKGSVAHSRMLAATGIISAGDQAEIERGLNTILSEIEEGRFEFSAKLEDIHMNVEARLAALIGTAAGRLHTARSRNDQVAVDFRLWVKDELFRLDAALTALIEAFLDRAQEHAATVMPGFTHLQTAQPVTFGHHCMAYVEMFSRDLSRVRDALRRMDESPLGAAALAGTGFPIDRHMTAEALGFREPTRNSIDSVSDRDFALEFLSLAAICATHLSRLAEEIVIWSTPQFGFIRLSDQFSTGSSIMPQKKNPDAAELVRAKTGRVNGHLIGLLTVMKGLPLAYSKDMQEDKEAVFDAAETLDLMVAAMTGMVRDMGINAAAMKKAAGSGYSTATDLADWLVREAGLPFREAHHVTGRAVALAEKKGVALDRLSLAELQEIDGRITDAVFGVLSVNASVKSRASFGGTAPGEVRRQIRYWRARLKRDARPAKRS; translated from the coding sequence ATGAGCGACAGCAAGGCCAGCAACCAGATGTGGGGCGGACGTTTTGCCTCGGGTCCGGCGGCGATCATGGAAGCGATCAACGCCTCGATCTCGTTCGACCGCAAGCTCTACGCCCAGGACATCAAGGGGTCCGTCGCCCATTCGCGGATGCTTGCCGCAACGGGCATCATTTCGGCCGGGGATCAAGCCGAAATCGAGCGCGGGCTGAACACGATCCTGTCAGAGATCGAGGAGGGCCGGTTCGAGTTCTCGGCCAAGCTTGAAGACATCCACATGAATGTCGAGGCGCGGCTCGCCGCGCTGATCGGCACGGCGGCAGGACGGCTGCACACGGCGCGCTCGCGCAACGACCAGGTCGCCGTCGATTTCCGCCTCTGGGTCAAGGACGAGCTTTTCCGCCTCGACGCCGCGCTCACCGCGCTGATCGAGGCGTTCCTCGACCGGGCGCAGGAGCATGCCGCGACCGTGATGCCGGGCTTCACGCACCTGCAAACCGCGCAGCCGGTCACCTTCGGCCATCACTGCATGGCCTATGTCGAGATGTTTTCCCGTGACCTGTCGCGCGTCCGCGACGCCCTCCGGCGCATGGACGAGTCGCCGCTCGGCGCGGCCGCGCTCGCCGGCACCGGCTTTCCCATCGACCGCCACATGACGGCCGAGGCGCTCGGCTTCCGCGAGCCGACGCGCAATTCGATCGACAGCGTCTCGGACCGCGATTTCGCGCTGGAGTTCCTGTCGCTCGCCGCGATCTGCGCCACCCACCTGTCGCGGCTGGCCGAGGAGATCGTCATCTGGTCGACGCCGCAATTCGGCTTCATACGCCTGTCCGACCAGTTCTCGACCGGCTCCTCGATCATGCCGCAGAAGAAGAACCCGGACGCGGCCGAGCTGGTGCGGGCCAAGACCGGCCGCGTCAACGGCCATCTCATCGGCCTGCTCACGGTGATGAAGGGTCTGCCGCTCGCCTATTCCAAGGACATGCAGGAAGACAAGGAAGCCGTGTTCGACGCGGCCGAGACGCTCGACCTGATGGTGGCGGCGATGACCGGCATGGTGCGCGACATGGGCATCAACGCCGCCGCGATGAAGAAGGCGGCCGGCTCCGGCTACTCGACCGCGACCGACCTTGCCGACTGGCTGGTGCGCGAGGCGGGGCTGCCGTTCCGCGAGGCGCATCACGTCACCGGCCGCGCCGTGGCGCTGGCCGAGAAGAAGGGCGTCGCGCTCGACAGGCTGTCGCTCGCCGAGCTTCAGGAGATCGACGGCCGCATCACCGACGCCGTGTTCGGCGTGCTGTCGGTCAACGCCTCGGTCAAGAGCCGTGCCTCCTTCGGCGGCACCGCGCCCGGCGAGGTGCGCCGGCAGATTCGCTACTGGCGCGCCCGGCTGAAACGGGATGCGCGGCCGGCGAAAAGGAGCTAG
- a CDS encoding GNAT family N-acetyltransferase: MSAVPLLEEQGGIPTVIGGPGGADASGARRSLAIYPASAGFDLVEELEHLSARAIEPNVFFNPCFLAPAMPRLDDREVRLAVIRDGDDSRSRLRLLVPFTVERAAPPFGAAILRTWSNPFGPLGTPLVDSDDPEGVIEDFFQMLARPHLKLPKVFALPEVRLDGPFAMLLGQFAEARGLPLAIANRVERPHLRADGEGEDYLRAALGGHHLRELRRLKRRLGATGRLDYVVARQPEEVRLAVETFLALEASGWKGRARTAMAVDRYRAAFVREAAQRLAARDLCRVHELVLDGKTIASLVVFIESGVAYTWKTAYSEALAAFSPGVLLMAEVTRTLLDDPNVDIADSCAVPDHPVMSRMWRERRPLGTLVVGLSPETGRQVRQAASQIDLYRQTRNAVRILRGRVKRAFGRE, translated from the coding sequence ATGAGCGCGGTCCCGCTTCTGGAAGAGCAAGGCGGCATCCCGACGGTCATCGGCGGGCCGGGCGGGGCGGATGCCTCCGGTGCGCGGCGCTCGCTCGCCATCTATCCGGCGTCGGCGGGGTTCGACCTCGTCGAGGAGCTGGAGCATCTGAGCGCGCGCGCCATCGAGCCGAACGTCTTCTTCAACCCGTGCTTCCTCGCGCCGGCCATGCCGCGCCTCGACGACCGCGAGGTGCGGCTCGCCGTCATCCGCGACGGCGACGACAGCCGCAGCCGCCTGCGGCTTCTGGTGCCGTTCACCGTCGAGCGCGCGGCGCCGCCCTTCGGCGCCGCCATTCTGCGCACATGGTCGAACCCGTTCGGGCCGCTCGGCACGCCGCTGGTCGACAGCGACGATCCAGAAGGCGTGATCGAGGATTTCTTCCAGATGCTGGCGCGGCCGCATCTGAAGCTGCCGAAGGTGTTCGCGCTGCCGGAAGTGCGGCTCGACGGCCCGTTCGCCATGCTGCTGGGCCAGTTCGCCGAGGCGCGCGGCCTGCCGCTGGCAATCGCCAACCGGGTGGAGCGCCCGCATCTGCGCGCTGACGGCGAGGGCGAGGACTATCTGCGCGCCGCGCTCGGCGGGCACCATCTGCGCGAGCTTCGCCGGCTGAAGCGCCGGCTCGGCGCCACGGGCCGGCTCGATTATGTCGTCGCGCGCCAGCCCGAGGAGGTGCGGCTCGCCGTCGAGACCTTCCTTGCGCTCGAAGCGTCGGGCTGGAAGGGCCGCGCGCGCACGGCGATGGCGGTGGATCGCTACCGCGCCGCCTTCGTGCGCGAGGCGGCGCAGCGGCTGGCGGCGCGCGACCTGTGCCGGGTACATGAGCTCGTCCTCGACGGCAAGACCATCGCCAGCCTCGTCGTCTTCATCGAATCCGGCGTCGCCTACACCTGGAAGACCGCCTACAGCGAGGCGCTCGCCGCGTTCTCGCCCGGCGTCCTGCTGATGGCCGAGGTGACGCGGACGCTGCTCGATGACCCGAATGTCGACATCGCCGATTCCTGCGCCGTGCCGGACCATCCGGTGATGAGCCGGATGTGGCGCGAGCGCCGTCCGCTCGGCACGCTCGTCGTCGGGCTGTCGCCCGAGACCGGCCGCCAGGTGCGGCAGGCCGCCTCGCAGATCGACCTCTACCGCCAGACGCGCAACGCCGTGCGCATCCTGCGCGGCCGGGTGAAGCGGGCGTTCGGGCGGGAGTGA
- a CDS encoding TIGR02302 family protein — protein sequence MAQTAKTAPAGGPPATGLLARIARTRAMVHAAILVERLWPLLLPLAIVASLFVSLSWLGAFRAIPDWARLSLLGVIALAALASLYPLRFFRPPTAAEIDRRIERANRLEHAPLHTQIDRPTADHPFALALWREHQKRMAAKLDRLSGDLPHARIPERDPWGLRAAAALLAVVAFSFSYGPFGGTLSDAFRAHGAAAAIPARIDAWVTPPAYTGKAPMFLTAQEGGEGPGIVRVPAGSEIAVRVAGGTGEETLSWLKAGDQEAVPVVAQEAAVQDAPRRAQGKDTLMTRRFAATLDADGLLALRSGPKELRSWAFAVIPDAPPSIRFTHEPGKAVNGTLELSYAIEDDYGPVSAEARFGKSGEAAPGARPLYDAPEMPLTLPRRTATDKSARTTRDLTDHPWAGAAVDVTLHATDAAGQEAASEVKTIVLPERPFYNPLARALIEQRRILALDANEKPRVLMLMDALTLRPEDGFDNLSHYLGVMSARSRLAQAESDEALRESADYLWEIALAIEGGAFSDAQQRLQQAQDALQKALEEGASDEEIERLMAELREAMQDFLREFAEQMARDPNMAMQMPQNGQEMRQSDLDRLLDQLENLARSGARDQAMDMLQQLRDMMNNLQAGRPQQPGQGEGEQSEMRRQMDQLGEMMRRQQELMNETFRLDNMQRGQNRQETQPGQRPGQQPGQQPGQQQGQGGGQPMSPEEFEQAMRELQEGQGRLREQLEGLTRSLEDMGIRPGEGFGEAGEAMGRAEGALGEGEGGRATGEQGQALEALRRGAQDMMNQMQQAMGRNGQGAGEGGREQASDRDPLGRPLSSTGPDFGNSVKVPDEIDVQRARRILDEIRRRLGNALSPEIERDYLERLLDMR from the coding sequence ATGGCGCAGACGGCGAAGACTGCACCGGCAGGCGGGCCGCCCGCAACCGGGCTTCTGGCCCGCATCGCCCGCACGCGCGCGATGGTGCACGCGGCGATCCTCGTCGAGCGGCTGTGGCCGCTGCTGCTCCCGCTCGCCATCGTCGCCAGCCTGTTCGTCAGCCTGTCGTGGCTCGGCGCGTTCCGCGCCATTCCCGACTGGGCGCGGCTCTCGCTGCTCGGCGTGATCGCGCTCGCCGCGCTCGCTTCGCTTTATCCGCTGCGCTTCTTCCGGCCGCCGACGGCCGCCGAGATCGACCGCCGCATCGAGCGCGCCAACCGGCTGGAGCACGCGCCGCTCCATACGCAGATCGACCGGCCGACCGCGGATCATCCGTTCGCGCTGGCGCTGTGGCGCGAGCACCAGAAGCGCATGGCGGCGAAGCTCGACCGCCTTTCAGGTGACCTGCCGCATGCCCGCATCCCCGAGCGCGACCCGTGGGGCCTGCGCGCCGCGGCAGCGCTGCTTGCGGTGGTGGCGTTCTCGTTCTCCTACGGCCCGTTCGGCGGCACGCTCTCCGACGCGTTTCGCGCGCATGGCGCGGCGGCCGCCATTCCGGCGCGGATCGACGCCTGGGTGACGCCGCCGGCCTATACCGGCAAGGCGCCGATGTTCCTGACCGCCCAGGAGGGCGGCGAGGGGCCGGGCATCGTGCGGGTGCCGGCCGGCAGCGAGATCGCGGTGCGCGTCGCCGGCGGCACCGGCGAGGAGACGCTGTCCTGGCTGAAGGCCGGCGATCAGGAGGCCGTGCCGGTCGTGGCGCAGGAGGCGGCGGTGCAGGACGCGCCGCGCCGCGCGCAGGGCAAGGACACGCTCATGACGCGCCGCTTCGCCGCCACGCTCGACGCCGACGGGCTGCTTGCCCTGCGCTCCGGCCCGAAGGAACTACGGAGCTGGGCCTTCGCCGTCATTCCCGACGCGCCGCCGTCGATCCGCTTCACGCACGAGCCGGGCAAGGCGGTCAACGGCACGCTGGAGCTTTCCTACGCCATCGAGGACGATTACGGCCCGGTCTCGGCCGAGGCGCGGTTCGGCAAGTCGGGCGAGGCCGCGCCGGGCGCGCGCCCGCTCTACGACGCGCCGGAAATGCCCCTGACGCTGCCGCGCCGCACCGCGACCGACAAAAGCGCGCGCACCACCCGCGACCTGACCGACCATCCGTGGGCGGGCGCGGCGGTGGACGTGACGCTCCATGCCACCGACGCTGCGGGACAGGAGGCGGCGAGCGAGGTGAAGACCATCGTCCTGCCGGAGCGGCCGTTCTACAACCCGCTGGCGCGGGCGCTGATCGAGCAGCGCCGCATCCTCGCGCTCGACGCCAACGAGAAGCCGCGCGTGCTGATGCTGATGGACGCGCTGACGCTGCGGCCCGAGGACGGGTTCGACAATCTGTCGCACTATCTCGGCGTCATGTCGGCGCGCTCGCGCCTCGCGCAGGCCGAGAGCGACGAGGCGCTGCGCGAGAGCGCGGACTATCTGTGGGAGATCGCGCTCGCCATCGAGGGCGGCGCGTTCTCGGACGCGCAGCAGCGGCTGCAACAGGCGCAGGACGCGCTGCAGAAGGCGCTGGAGGAAGGGGCGAGCGACGAGGAGATCGAGCGCCTGATGGCCGAGCTGCGCGAGGCGATGCAGGACTTCCTGCGCGAGTTCGCCGAGCAGATGGCGCGCGACCCGAACATGGCGATGCAGATGCCGCAGAACGGGCAGGAGATGCGCCAGAGCGACCTCGACCGCCTGCTCGACCAGCTCGAGAACCTCGCCCGCTCCGGTGCGCGCGACCAGGCGATGGACATGCTCCAGCAGCTTCGTGACATGATGAACAACCTTCAGGCCGGCCGACCGCAGCAGCCCGGGCAGGGCGAGGGCGAGCAGAGCGAGATGCGCCGGCAGATGGACCAGCTCGGCGAGATGATGCGCCGCCAGCAGGAGCTGATGAACGAGACCTTCCGGCTCGACAACATGCAGCGTGGCCAGAACCGGCAGGAGACGCAGCCCGGACAGCGACCAGGTCAGCAACCGGGACAACAGCCCGGCCAGCAGCAGGGGCAGGGCGGCGGCCAGCCGATGTCGCCGGAAGAGTTCGAGCAGGCGATGCGCGAATTGCAGGAAGGGCAGGGCCGGCTGCGCGAGCAGCTCGAGGGGCTGACCCGCTCGCTCGAGGATATGGGCATCCGCCCCGGCGAGGGCTTCGGCGAGGCCGGCGAGGCCATGGGCCGGGCCGAGGGCGCGCTCGGCGAAGGCGAGGGCGGCCGCGCCACCGGCGAGCAGGGGCAGGCGCTCGAAGCCTTGCGCCGCGGCGCGCAGGACATGATGAACCAGATGCAGCAGGCGATGGGCCGTAACGGCCAGGGCGCCGGCGAGGGCGGGCGCGAGCAGGCGTCCGACCGCGACCCGCTCGGCCGGCCGCTGTCGTCGACCGGGCCGGATTTCGGTAACTCGGTCAAGGTGCCGGACGAGATCGACGTCCAGCGCGCGCGCCGCATCCTCGACGAGATCCGCCGTCGCCTCGGCAACGCGCTGAGCCCAGAGATCGAGCGTGATTATCTGGAGCGGCTGCTCGACATGCGCTGA